One Setaria viridis chromosome 7, Setaria_viridis_v4.0, whole genome shotgun sequence genomic region harbors:
- the LOC117863152 gene encoding VQ motif-containing protein 11, whose product MAASRSPRVVREAAAASCVDANTTFVQADPATFRALVQKLTGAPAEKKPPKQEEEEAVTVVAQQHAPPPRRPKLQERRRAAPARLELQARPQAASFYYYHHHHHGHHGLMQHSPVSPMDAYVLASSSPSPLSSSSSMTPSPHSSSPSCGGVVVISKEEEEREEKAIASKGFYLHASPRSAAGGDGAERPKLLPLFPVHSPRSAYYAS is encoded by the coding sequence ATGGCGGCGTCCCGGTCGCCCAGGGTcgtgagggaggcggcggccgcgagttGCGTGGACGCCAACACCACGTTCGTGCAGGCCGACCCGGCCACGTTCCGCGCGCTCGTGCAGAAGCTCACGGGCGCGCCAGCGGAGAAGAAGCCGCcgaagcaggaggaggaggaggcggtgaccGTGGTCGCGCAgcagcacgcgccgccgccgaggcggccgaAGCTGCAggagaggcggcgcgcggcgccggccaggCTGGAGCTGCAGGCGCGGCCGCAGGCGGCGTCGTTCTActactaccaccaccaccaccacggccaccacggGCTCATGCAGCACTCGCCGGTGTCGCCCATGGACGCCTACGTGCtggcctcctcgtcgccgtcgccgctgtcgtcgtcctcgtcgatgacgccgtcgccgcactcgtcgtcgccgtcatGCGGCGGGGTGGTGGTGAtaagcaaggaggaggaggagcgggaggagaAGGCCATCGCCTCCAAGGGCTTCTACCTCCACGCCTCGCcgaggagcgccgccggcggcgacggcgccgagcgGCCCAAGCTGCTGCCGCTGTTCCCCGTCCACTCCCCCCGGAGCGCCTACTACGCCTCCTAA
- the LOC117863603 gene encoding pheophytinase, chloroplastic, which yields MEVVSCSHSCSALHQTPRRAWRLRGSGFGLGHAKPRTRRSVILCVGTTSGASNPADSSKVHATQGFSVSDMDVNLQGIPSRKAEEIEKVMIQGLPEGPDSSPISTGFWEWKPKLTVYYERSGTENSKAPAVLFLPGFGVGTFHFEKQLKDLGRDHKVWTMDFLGQGMSLPCEDPAPSTIAGEQSEEAFWGFGQDSQPWAEELVYSVDLWQNQVQHFIEEVIREPVYIVGNSLGGFVAMYLAASSPHLVKGVTLLNATPFWGFFPNPATSPRLSKIFPWVGTFPLPSFVRKLTEAVWQKISDPRSIHDILKQVYADHSTNVDNVFSRIVEITQHPAAAASFASIMFAPRGQISFQEAVSRCQSQGVPISLMYGREDPWVRPIWGIKVKQQVPEAPYYEISPAGHCPHDEVPEVINYLLRGWLKNLESEGSIDLPFLEEPSYAEHGVSRELEFVREGSRKSVSVRLYGSKISLWSQLSSFLNTRASNSRVVSR from the exons ATGGAGGTGGTCTCTTGCAGCCACTCTTGCTCGGCATTACATCAAACACCTAGAAGGGCCTGGAGGCTACGGGGCAGTGGTTTTGGTCTGGGGCATGCCAAGCCTCGAACCAGAAGAAGTGTGATTCTTTGTGTTGGAACCACAAGCGGAGCTTCAAATCCGGCTGATTCCAGCAAAGTTCATGCCACCCAGGGATTCTCTGTGAGTGATATGGATGTAAACCTGCAGGGCATTCCTTCCAGGAAAGCTGAAGAGATTGAGAAGGTGATGATTCAGGGCCTGCCGGAAGGCCCTGATAGCTCTCCAATTAGTACCGGATTCTGGGAGTGGAAACCGAAGCTGACAGTGTACTATGAGAGGTCTGGCACTGAGAATAGCAAAGCGCCTGCGGTGCTCTTCCTGCCGGGGTTTGGAGTTGGGACATTCCATTTCGAGAAGCAACTGAAGGATCTTGGTCGCGATCACAAGGTGTGGACGATGGATTTTCTTGGGCAGGGAATGTCGTTGCCGTGTGAAGACCCAGCTCCTAGCACCATAGCAGGGGAACAGAGCGAAGAGGCATTTTGGGGCTTCGGACAAGATTCACAGCCTTGGGCAGAGGAGCTGGTGTATTCTGTAGATTTATGGCAAAACCAAGTTCAGCATTTCATTGAAGAG GTTATCCGTGAACCAGTTTACATTGTGGGGAACTCTCTTGGAGGATTTGTTGCTATGTATTTGGCTGCGTCCAGTCCACACCTTGTAAAAGGTGTCACGTTGCTCAATGCAACACCATTTTGGGGATTTTTTCCTAACCCTGCTACATCTCCGCGGTTGTCAAAGATTTTCCCATGGGTTGGGACATTTCCTCTTCCATCATTTGTGAGGAAACTTACTGAAGCAGT TTGGCAGAAGATAAGTGACCCAAGAAGCATACATGATATACTCAAGCAAGTATACGCTGACCACTCAACAAATGTGGACAATGTATTCTCTCGTATTGTGGAAATAACACAAcacccagctgctgctgcatcatttGCCTCCATTATGTTTGCCCCAAGGGGTCAGATATCCTTCCAAGAGGCAGTCTCTAG GTGCCAAAGCCAAGGTGTTCCCATATCTCTTATGTATGGAAGAGAAGATCCTTGGGTTAGACCTATTTGGGGTATCAAAGTCAAACAGCAGGTGCCAGAAGCACCTTATTATGAAATCAGCCCTGCCGGTCACTGTCCTCATGATGAGGTCCCTGAG GTTATAAACTACTTACTCCGTGGGTGGCTGAAGAACCTCGAGTCTGAGGGTTCAATCGACCTGCCGTTTCTCGAAGAACCCAGCTATGCTGAGCATGGTGTATCGAGGGAGCTGGAATTTGTCAGAGAAGGGTCAAGGAAATCAGTTAGTGTGCGGCTCTATGGTTCCAAAATTTCTCTCTGGAGCCAACTGAGCTCGTTCTTGAACACCCGTGCCTCCAATTCACGGGTAGTTTCTAGATGA
- the LOC117863604 gene encoding uncharacterized transporter C405.03c: MGSGLKYRAGLCLIVAVVLIWVISAEVTQGIFTKYKHPFAITYLGASLMVIYLPLSFLKDFIYNSMRRHSGNTGASKITSKSSFGGSAPLKNGEFQKMLEMESQKTIVIPVVEETKPLIYGITEINDGILKEKQLSTKEIATYGLYLCPLWFVTEYLSNAALARTSVASTTVLSSTSGLFTLFIGVLLGQDSINAAKIIAVFISMAGVVMTTMGQTWASDESEVGKSGATERTLLGDMFGLMSAIAYGLFTVLLKKFCGEEGEKVDVQKLFGYLGLFSLVALWWLVWPLTALGIEPKFSMPHSAKVDEVVVANGLIGSVLSDYFWALSVVWTTPLVATLGMSLTIPLAMVADMIIHGRHYSAVYILGSVQVFSGFVIANLADRFSRSLGL, translated from the exons ATGGGCTCCGGTCTCAAGTACCGGGCGGGGCTGTGCCTGATTGTCGCCGTCGTGCTCATCTGGGTCATCTCCGCGGAGGTCACGCAG GGGATATTCACAAAGTACAAACATCCGTTTGCAATTACTTACTTGGGAGCCTCCCTTATGGTCATATATCTCCCCTTGTCATTTCTAAAAGACTTTATATACAATTCAATGAGACGGCATTCTGGAAACACCGGTGCTTCAAAAATCACAAGCAAATCTTCCTTTGGCGGTAGTGCCCCTTTGAAGAATGGTGAATTTCAGAAGATGTTGGAAATGGAGTCACAGAAAACTATAGTGATTCCTGTAGTAGAAGAGACGAAACCACTTATTTATGGAATCACTGAAATTAATGATGGCATCTTGAAGGAGAAGCAGCTTTCCACTAAGGAGATTGCAACTTATGGACTGTATCTTTGTCCCTTGTGGTTTGTGACAGAG TATTTATCCAATGCAGCGCTTGCAAGAACTAGTGTTGCCAGTACCACTGTACTGTCTTCAACTTCAGGACTCTTCACTCTTTTCATTGGTGTTTTACTTGGCCAAGACTCCATAAATGCTGCAAAAATTATTGCTGTTTTCATTAGCATGGCTGGTGTCGTCATGACAACTATGGGGCAGACTTGGGCATCTGATGAATCAGAAGTAGGCAAATCTGG GGCTACAGAGAGGACTCTTCTAGGTGATATGTTTGGTCTTATGTCAGCGATCGCATATGGTCTGTTTACTG TGCTTCTCAAAAAATTTTGtggagaggaaggagaaaaggTTGATGTCCAAAAACTGTTTGGTTATCTTGGACTTTTTAGTCTTGTTGCGCTCTGGTGGCTTG TCTGGCCATTAACCGCACTAGGCATCGAACCAAAGTTTTCAATGCCCCACTCAGCTAAAGTGGATGAAGTTGTGGTGGCAAATGGCCTAATCGGAAGTGTATTATCAGACTACTTCTG GGCTCTTTCTGTTGTTTGGACTACTCCCTTGGTGGCCACCTTAGGCATGTCTCTCACAATTCCACTAGCAATGGTTGCTGACATGATCATTCATGGTCGTCACTATTCAGCAGTATATATTCTTGGTTCTGTCCAG GTGTTTTCAGGCTTCGTTATTGCAAACCTCGCTGATCGCTTTTCACGTTCTCTAGGTCTATAG